A genome region from Methylobacterium sp. FF17 includes the following:
- a CDS encoding ABC transporter ATP-binding protein, whose product MRILPSSLATRMAERLGALRHVPALFRLVHAASPRLLALSLGLRLVRASLPVLMLYLAKLILDAIVAEHARPHPGGLGPEDWLTDPARRYLVLLVAGEFGLAILSDLLGRASTLVDGLVADHYGNAASLKLMRHAADLDLAQFEDSAQQDRLERARRQVTGRSSLLFQLFGQAQDVITLIAFALGLVAFAPWLIVLLGVALVPAFLNETYFNREGYRLAWTRTPERRQIDYLRFLGASVESAKEVKLFGLNGDIAGRYQALAGRLLADNRDLALRRAGWGGAFAALGTLAYYLAYATIVWRTVAGQFSIGDLAFLAGSFQRLRSLIEGLLLGVSQIASQAQYLDDLFSFFAVTPAIRSPANPVPLPSPIRTGIVFEDVGFRYPGTDKSGSETWAVRHLSFHLAAGEVLALVGENGAGKTTIVKLLTRLYDPTEGRVLLDGVPLPAYDLDDLRARIGVIFQDFVRFSFTAGENVAVGRIAARDDADRIARAARRGLADAVIARLPLGYDQPLGKRFAEGVDLSGGEWQKIAIARAYMREAEILILDEPTAALDARAEFEVFQRFRDLSRGRSALLISHRFSTVRMADRILVLEGGRVLESGRHADLQARGGRYAELFELQAAGYR is encoded by the coding sequence ATGCGCATCCTCCCCTCGTCCCTGGCCACCCGCATGGCCGAGCGCCTCGGCGCCCTGCGCCACGTGCCGGCGCTGTTCCGCCTCGTCCACGCCGCGAGCCCGCGCCTCCTCGCCCTGAGCCTGGGGCTCCGCCTCGTGCGGGCGAGCCTGCCGGTGCTGATGCTCTACCTGGCCAAGCTCATCCTCGACGCCATCGTGGCCGAGCATGCCCGGCCGCACCCGGGCGGCCTCGGCCCGGAAGACTGGCTGACCGATCCGGCCCGCCGGTACCTCGTCCTGCTGGTGGCGGGGGAGTTCGGACTCGCGATCCTCTCCGACCTCCTCGGCCGGGCCAGCACCCTGGTCGACGGACTCGTCGCCGATCACTACGGCAATGCCGCCTCGCTCAAGCTGATGCGCCACGCCGCCGACCTCGACCTCGCCCAGTTCGAGGACAGTGCGCAGCAGGACCGGCTGGAGCGCGCACGCCGCCAGGTCACCGGGCGGTCCAGCCTGCTGTTCCAGCTCTTCGGCCAGGCCCAGGATGTCATCACGCTCATCGCCTTCGCCCTCGGCCTCGTCGCCTTCGCGCCCTGGCTGATCGTGCTGCTCGGCGTGGCCCTGGTGCCGGCCTTCCTCAACGAGACCTACTTCAACCGCGAGGGCTACCGGCTGGCCTGGACCCGCACGCCCGAGCGGCGCCAGATCGACTACCTCCGGTTCCTCGGGGCCAGCGTCGAATCCGCCAAGGAGGTGAAGCTGTTCGGGCTGAACGGCGACATCGCCGGGCGCTACCAGGCGCTGGCCGGTAGGCTCCTGGCGGACAACCGCGACCTGGCCCTGCGCCGGGCCGGGTGGGGCGGAGCCTTCGCGGCGCTCGGCACCCTCGCGTATTACCTCGCCTATGCCACCATCGTCTGGCGCACGGTGGCCGGGCAGTTCTCCATCGGCGACCTCGCCTTCCTGGCAGGCTCGTTCCAGCGCCTGCGCAGCCTGATCGAAGGCCTGCTCCTCGGCGTCTCGCAGATCGCATCGCAGGCGCAGTACCTCGACGACCTGTTCTCGTTCTTCGCGGTGACGCCGGCGATCCGTTCACCCGCCAACCCCGTACCGCTGCCGAGCCCGATCCGGACCGGCATCGTGTTCGAGGATGTGGGCTTCCGCTATCCCGGCACCGACAAGTCGGGGTCCGAGACCTGGGCGGTGCGCCACCTCAGCTTCCACCTCGCGGCGGGGGAGGTGCTGGCGCTGGTGGGCGAGAACGGCGCCGGCAAGACCACCATCGTCAAGCTGCTGACCCGGCTCTACGACCCCACCGAGGGCCGTGTGCTCCTCGACGGCGTGCCGCTGCCCGCCTACGACCTCGACGACCTGCGCGCGCGCATCGGCGTGATCTTCCAGGATTTCGTACGCTTCAGCTTCACCGCCGGCGAGAACGTCGCGGTGGGGCGCATCGCGGCGCGGGACGACGCGGACCGGATCGCCCGCGCGGCGCGGCGCGGCCTCGCCGATGCCGTGATCGCCCGGCTGCCGCTCGGCTACGACCAGCCGCTGGGCAAGCGCTTCGCCGAGGGCGTCGACCTCTCGGGCGGTGAATGGCAGAAGATCGCCATTGCCCGGGCCTACATGCGCGAGGCCGAGATCCTGATCCTCGACGAACCCACCGCGGCCCTCGACGCCCGGGCCGAGTTCGAGGTCTTCCAGCGCTTTCGCGACCTGAGCCGGGGCCGCTCGGCGCTGCTGATCTCGCATCGCTTCTCCACCGTGCGCATGGCCGACCGCATCCTCGTGCTGGAGGGCGGAAGGGTCCTCGAATCCGGCAGACACGCCGACCTGCAGGCGCGGGGCGGGCGCTACGCCGAACTGTTCGAGTTGCAGGCGGCGGGGTATCGCTGA
- a CDS encoding ArgE/DapE family deacylase: MPLDPVLAARITESVAAGFPEQIAHTQALVRFGSTRGAEHAIQDFVFRAFRARGYALDRFTMDGPALAAHPGGAAMSEAHSGAPLVVGIHRPRSETGRSLILQAHVDVVPPGPADLWTHPPFEPVIDGDWMYGRGAADMKAGHAANLFALDALKRIGLQPAATVTLQSVVEEESTGNGALMTHLRGYRADAVLIPEPEDEKLVRANVGVLWFTVEVRGRPVHVREMGSGANAIDATYRVVGALRALEARWNAEKAAHPHFADQPDAINLNVGRIEGGDWASSVPSWCRMECRIALYPGVAARDAARAVEQAVADFARNDPFLSNTPPRVAFEGFFAEGYVLAEGSEAEAALGRAHRAATGETLQSFMSPSYLDTRVHALYDEVPALCYGPVSHNIHGIDERVSLPSVQRITTAMALFIAEWCGTESRAEG; the protein is encoded by the coding sequence ATGCCCCTCGATCCCGTGCTCGCCGCCCGCATCACCGAGTCCGTCGCCGCCGGGTTCCCCGAGCAGATCGCCCACACGCAGGCGCTCGTGCGGTTCGGTTCCACGCGGGGCGCCGAGCACGCGATCCAGGATTTCGTGTTCCGCGCATTCCGCGCGCGCGGCTACGCCCTCGACCGCTTCACCATGGACGGGCCCGCACTCGCCGCGCATCCCGGCGGGGCGGCGATGTCGGAGGCGCACTCGGGGGCGCCCCTGGTGGTCGGCATCCACCGGCCCCGCTCGGAGACCGGACGCTCCCTGATCCTGCAGGCCCATGTGGACGTGGTCCCGCCGGGCCCGGCCGACCTCTGGACGCACCCGCCCTTCGAGCCCGTTATCGACGGGGACTGGATGTATGGGCGCGGCGCCGCCGACATGAAGGCGGGCCATGCCGCCAACCTGTTCGCCCTCGACGCGCTGAAGCGGATCGGCCTGCAGCCGGCCGCCACCGTCACCCTGCAATCCGTGGTCGAGGAGGAATCCACCGGCAACGGCGCCCTGATGACCCACCTGCGCGGCTACCGCGCCGACGCGGTGCTGATCCCCGAGCCCGAGGACGAGAAGCTCGTGCGGGCCAATGTGGGCGTGCTGTGGTTCACGGTGGAGGTGCGGGGCCGCCCGGTCCATGTCCGCGAGATGGGGAGCGGCGCCAATGCCATCGACGCGACCTACCGGGTGGTCGGCGCCCTGCGGGCCCTGGAAGCGCGCTGGAACGCCGAGAAGGCGGCGCACCCGCATTTCGCGGATCAGCCCGACGCCATCAACCTCAATGTCGGGCGGATCGAGGGGGGTGACTGGGCCTCCTCCGTGCCGTCCTGGTGCCGGATGGAATGCCGCATCGCGCTCTATCCCGGTGTGGCGGCCAGGGACGCCGCCCGCGCCGTGGAGCAGGCGGTGGCCGATTTCGCCCGCAACGACCCGTTCCTGTCGAACACCCCGCCGCGCGTCGCCTTCGAGGGCTTCTTCGCCGAGGGCTACGTCCTGGCGGAAGGCTCTGAGGCCGAGGCGGCGCTGGGCCGGGCGCATCGCGCCGCCACGGGCGAGACCCTGCAGAGCTTCATGTCGCCGAGCTATCTCGATACCCGTGTCCACGCCCTCTACGACGAGGTGCCGGCCCTCTGCTACGGACCGGTCAGCCACAACATCCACGGCATCGACGAGCGCGTCAGCCTGCCTTCCGTCCAGCGCATCACCACCGCGATGGCGCTGTTCATCGCCGAATGGTGCGGGACCGAAAGCCGGGCCGAGGGGTGA
- a CDS encoding DUF3325 domain-containing protein, translating to MTPLSIALNLALSFAGLAALCLSMDRHHRAIAGGSQSRTRARSLRWAGWAAIAASFAAAIATSDWNFGPVQWIGSLTGAALLVVGLVSYRPGWIRPAALLALPLALAAALLA from the coding sequence ATGACGCCGCTCTCCATCGCCCTCAACCTCGCCCTGAGCTTCGCGGGCCTGGCCGCCCTCTGCCTGTCCATGGATCGCCACCACCGGGCGATCGCCGGAGGGAGCCAGAGCCGCACCCGCGCCCGGAGCCTGCGCTGGGCCGGCTGGGCCGCCATCGCAGCCTCGTTCGCAGCGGCCATCGCCACCTCGGACTGGAATTTCGGGCCCGTGCAGTGGATCGGCTCGCTGACCGGGGCCGCCCTCCTCGTGGTCGGACTGGTCTCGTACCGTCCCGGCTGGATTCGCCCCGCCGCCCTCCTCGCCCTGCCGCTGGCGCTGGCCGCCGCCCTCCTCGCCTAA
- a CDS encoding PepSY-associated TM helix domain-containing protein: MRQGFRQSMAWLHTWAGLVTGWLMFAVFVTGTATYYRADISLWMRPELRAGPAEPAPAAERGLAYLKTHAPKAMAWYVSLPQPDRPLIGVYWMDNLEAPLGQATLDVETGAPTVARETQGGDFLYRFHYELQMMPVLGRWIVGGAAMILLIALISGIVTHRRIFADFFTFRRDKAPQRGWLDAHNVTGVLALPFHLMITYTGIVTLGVMYMPWGVTAAYKGDDMRFYVEAAQTTTWRPAAGRTAEAAPVTPLLARAQAEVSEPLEMVIVNNPGDANATVVAVFEEPHGLAHQHPQIAFDAVSGAVVERVGTMKPAAHVFTSFTGLHEAHFASAPLRLLFFLCGLMGSATIATGLVLWSVARMPKAGEAPGLGLRLVRGLNIGTILGLPIGIASLFLANRLLPVDLAHRATWEGGAFFGAWTLAALVPLARPHRRAWAEMGLAAGLLFGAVPVVSALTTDRGLDFLGFDAAMLGLGLVLALGARKVGLYEGRRQVASTAMARDDLARKGFVKAKGLVKAKGLVKA, translated from the coding sequence ATGAGGCAGGGCTTTCGCCAATCCATGGCCTGGCTGCACACCTGGGCCGGGCTCGTCACCGGCTGGCTGATGTTCGCCGTCTTCGTCACCGGCACCGCCACCTATTACCGCGCCGACATCTCCCTCTGGATGCGCCCGGAGCTGCGCGCCGGCCCCGCTGAGCCGGCCCCGGCCGCGGAGCGTGGGCTGGCCTACCTCAAGACCCATGCCCCGAAGGCGATGGCCTGGTACGTCTCGCTGCCGCAGCCGGACCGCCCCCTGATCGGGGTCTACTGGATGGACAACCTGGAGGCGCCGCTCGGCCAGGCGACCCTCGACGTCGAGACCGGCGCACCCACCGTGGCGCGGGAGACTCAGGGCGGCGACTTCCTCTATCGCTTTCACTACGAACTCCAGATGATGCCGGTGCTCGGCCGCTGGATCGTCGGCGGCGCGGCGATGATTTTGCTGATCGCGCTGATCTCCGGGATCGTCACGCACCGGCGCATCTTCGCGGACTTCTTCACCTTCCGGCGGGACAAGGCACCCCAGCGCGGCTGGCTCGACGCCCACAACGTCACCGGCGTGCTCGCCCTGCCGTTCCACCTCATGATCACCTACACGGGCATCGTCACCCTCGGCGTGATGTACATGCCCTGGGGCGTCACGGCCGCCTACAAGGGCGACGACATGCGCTTCTACGTGGAGGCCGCGCAGACCACGACGTGGCGCCCCGCCGCCGGGCGGACCGCCGAGGCCGCCCCCGTGACGCCGCTCCTGGCGCGGGCGCAGGCCGAGGTCTCCGAGCCCCTGGAGATGGTCATCGTCAACAATCCGGGCGACGCCAACGCCACCGTGGTCGCGGTGTTCGAGGAGCCGCACGGCCTGGCCCACCAGCACCCGCAGATCGCCTTCGACGCGGTCTCCGGCGCGGTCGTGGAGCGCGTCGGCACGATGAAGCCGGCCGCCCACGTCTTCACCAGCTTCACGGGCCTGCACGAGGCGCATTTCGCGAGCGCCCCCTTGCGCCTGCTGTTCTTCCTGTGCGGCCTGATGGGCTCGGCCACCATCGCCACCGGCCTCGTCCTGTGGAGCGTCGCCCGGATGCCGAAGGCCGGCGAGGCGCCGGGCCTCGGCCTGCGCCTCGTGCGCGGGCTCAACATCGGCACGATCCTCGGCCTGCCCATCGGCATCGCGTCCCTGTTCCTCGCCAACCGGCTGCTCCCCGTGGATCTGGCGCATCGGGCGACCTGGGAGGGCGGGGCCTTCTTCGGCGCCTGGACCCTCGCCGCCCTGGTGCCGCTCGCCCGGCCGCACCGGCGAGCCTGGGCCGAGATGGGCCTGGCAGCGGGCCTCCTGTTCGGCGCGGTTCCGGTGGTGAGCGCGCTCACCACGGATCGGGGCCTCGATTTCCTCGGGTTCGACGCCGCCATGCTCGGCCTCGGCCTCGTCCTCGCCCTCGGCGCCCGAAAGGTCGGGCTCTACGAGGGCCGGCGCCAGGTCGCCTCGACCGCCATGGCCCGGGACGATCTCGCGCGAAAAGGTTTCGTGAAGGCAAAAGGTCTTGTGAAGGCAAAAGGTCTTGTGAAGGCATGA
- a CDS encoding iron transporter, producing MANVSGSIDRDRSRRGWRYRSAVAARVLLAAFGGYGVAALATAFLSLTLPMVRSEAVATATLLSFAILAGAVVWVFAARTLTRAAIGLGLPLALLGLGLWVALSLNPMGPPA from the coding sequence GTGGCGAATGTTTCCGGCTCCATCGACAGGGACCGCTCCAGGCGCGGCTGGCGCTACCGCTCGGCGGTGGCGGCGCGCGTGCTGCTCGCGGCCTTCGGCGGCTACGGCGTCGCCGCGCTCGCCACCGCCTTCCTGTCGCTCACTCTGCCGATGGTGCGCTCCGAGGCGGTCGCCACCGCCACCCTCCTCAGTTTCGCGATCCTGGCGGGCGCGGTGGTGTGGGTCTTTGCCGCGCGCACGCTGACGCGCGCCGCGATCGGCCTCGGCCTGCCCCTGGCGCTGCTCGGGCTCGGCCTCTGGGTCGCGCTCTCGCTCAATCCGATGGGGCCGCCGGCATGA
- the minC gene encoding septum site-determining protein MinC, translating to MALVLAPVLPVTEWLDDLDALARRSPAFFVGRPVILDVSGLDLDRDSLLHLVAELAARDVAVMGIEGAAPGQLGAGLPPPPAGGRPVEAVPAPEAAPDAPVVPAAPAPFRSLILDAPVRSGQTILHLEGDITVMGSVASGAEVIAGGSLHVYGALRGRAIAGAAGNPEARITCRRFEPELIAIDGLYRTADDLGPVQRGLPAQVRLEGDAIKVAALE from the coding sequence ATGGCCCTGGTGCTCGCCCCGGTGCTGCCCGTCACCGAGTGGCTCGACGACCTCGACGCGCTGGCCCGGCGCTCGCCGGCCTTCTTCGTGGGGCGGCCCGTGATCCTCGACGTCTCGGGGCTCGACCTCGACCGGGACAGCCTCCTCCACCTCGTCGCGGAGCTTGCCGCCCGCGACGTCGCGGTGATGGGCATCGAGGGCGCGGCCCCCGGGCAACTCGGGGCCGGTCTACCGCCGCCCCCGGCCGGTGGGCGCCCGGTGGAGGCGGTGCCTGCGCCGGAAGCGGCCCCGGACGCGCCCGTCGTGCCGGCGGCGCCCGCCCCGTTCCGCTCCCTCATCCTCGACGCGCCGGTGCGCTCCGGCCAGACCATCCTCCACCTCGAAGGGGACATCACCGTGATGGGCTCGGTGGCGTCCGGCGCCGAGGTGATCGCGGGCGGCTCGCTCCACGTCTACGGGGCGCTGCGCGGCCGCGCGATCGCGGGGGCGGCCGGCAACCCGGAGGCGCGCATCACCTGCCGGAGGTTCGAGCCCGAGCTCATCGCCATCGACGGCCTCTACCGCACCGCCGACGACCTCGGCCCCGTGCAGCGCGGGTTGCCGGCGCAGGTCCGGCTGGAGGGCGACGCCATCAAGGTGGCGGCGTTGGAATAG
- a CDS encoding DMT family transporter, which produces MSATESAMLLALSILWGGSFFFTGIALQALPPVTLVVLRVGLAALILNLSLPLAGLRPPREVRVWAAFLAMGLLNNVVPFCLIVWGQTQIASGLAAILNATTPLFAVAVAHLLTADERMTGNRLAGVLVGFVGVAVMIGPVVLAGLGANVLAQLAVLVAALSYAVAGVFGRRFRAMGVAPMATAAGQVTASTLLLLPVAIIVDRPWTLPVPGLPVWGAVLGIAVLSTALAYVLYFRILATAGATNLSLVTFLIPISAIMLGTLVLGEHLDPRHYLGMALVGCGLAAIDGRLLRFVRPPRPGPSRPDAPEIHQGQDI; this is translated from the coding sequence ATGTCGGCTACCGAATCGGCGATGCTGCTCGCCCTCTCCATCCTCTGGGGTGGATCGTTCTTCTTCACGGGCATCGCCCTTCAGGCGCTGCCTCCCGTCACCCTCGTCGTTCTGCGTGTCGGCTTGGCGGCGCTCATCCTGAACCTGAGCTTGCCCCTCGCAGGATTGCGCCCGCCCCGCGAAGTCCGGGTCTGGGCGGCATTCCTCGCCATGGGGCTCCTGAACAACGTGGTTCCCTTCTGCCTCATCGTCTGGGGGCAAACACAGATCGCCTCCGGACTTGCGGCCATCCTGAACGCCACGACGCCGCTCTTCGCCGTTGCCGTAGCCCACCTGCTGACCGCCGATGAGCGGATGACCGGGAACCGGCTTGCGGGCGTTCTCGTGGGCTTCGTCGGCGTCGCCGTGATGATCGGACCCGTCGTGCTCGCGGGGCTGGGCGCGAACGTGCTGGCGCAGCTGGCCGTCCTCGTCGCGGCGCTGTCCTACGCGGTCGCGGGGGTGTTCGGCCGGCGCTTCAGGGCGATGGGCGTGGCGCCGATGGCGACGGCGGCCGGGCAGGTCACGGCCTCCACACTGCTGCTGCTGCCGGTGGCGATCATCGTGGATCGGCCATGGACGCTCCCCGTGCCGGGCCTGCCCGTCTGGGGTGCGGTGCTCGGGATCGCGGTCTTGTCCACCGCGCTGGCTTACGTGCTGTACTTCCGCATCCTGGCGACGGCTGGTGCGACGAACCTCTCGCTGGTCACCTTTCTCATCCCGATCTCGGCCATCATGCTGGGCACCCTCGTCCTGGGCGAGCACCTCGATCCCAGGCACTACCTCGGTATGGCCCTCGTCGGCTGCGGCCTCGCGGCCATCGATGGGCGGCTTCTGCGCTTCGTCAGACCGCCGCGACCGGGTCCTTCCCGCCCCGATGCCCCCGAGATCCATCAGGGGCAGGACATCTGA
- a CDS encoding enoyl-CoA hydratase/isomerase family protein has translation MTSTDEILYAAEDGIGRVTLNRPQARNALTFGMYQGLIDTCARIEADADIKALIITGAGDRAFAAGTDIAQFRGFTSGQDAIDYERFMDLVMGALERLSVPTIAAIAGACTGGGAAIAAACDLRIATRDARIGFPIARTLGNCLSLGNLRRLSNLIGPARVKDMIFTARLIGAEEALAIGFVGDVVEDPQALAQRATDLATLVAGHAPLTLRATKEGLRRLQGEDAEGETRPGDDLIRLCYTSADFREGMEAFLAKRPPVWTGR, from the coding sequence ATGACCAGCACCGACGAGATCCTGTACGCGGCCGAGGACGGCATCGGCCGCGTCACCCTCAACCGGCCGCAGGCGCGCAACGCGCTGACCTTCGGCATGTACCAGGGGCTGATCGACACCTGCGCGCGCATCGAGGCCGATGCGGATATCAAGGCGCTGATCATCACCGGAGCGGGCGACAGGGCCTTCGCGGCGGGCACGGACATCGCCCAGTTCCGCGGCTTTACCTCCGGGCAGGACGCGATCGACTACGAGCGCTTCATGGACCTGGTGATGGGCGCCCTGGAACGCCTGTCCGTTCCGACCATCGCGGCGATCGCCGGCGCCTGCACCGGCGGCGGCGCGGCCATCGCGGCGGCCTGCGACCTGCGTATCGCCACCCGCGACGCCAGGATCGGCTTTCCCATCGCCCGGACGCTCGGCAATTGCCTGTCGCTGGGCAATCTGCGCCGGCTCTCGAACCTGATCGGCCCGGCGCGGGTCAAGGATATGATCTTCACCGCCCGCCTCATCGGGGCCGAGGAGGCGCTGGCCATCGGCTTCGTCGGCGACGTGGTCGAGGATCCGCAGGCCCTCGCACAGCGTGCCACGGACCTCGCGACCCTGGTGGCGGGCCACGCCCCCCTCACCCTGCGGGCGACGAAGGAGGGGCTCCGCCGCCTCCAGGGCGAGGACGCCGAGGGCGAGACCCGCCCCGGCGACGACCTCATCCGCCTCTGCTACACCAGCGCGGACTTTCGCGAGGGCATGGAGGCGTTCCTGGCCAAGCGCCCGCCCGTGTGGACGGGGCGGTAG
- the ppk2 gene encoding polyphosphate kinase 2: MDSAQRAAEVEAIRREVADDFDEELELEMEDERLERLADELGQPARPAGLDRKVYFRELFRLQHELVRLQDWVQAQKLRVVVIFEGRDSAGKGGVIKRITQRLNPRVCRVAALPAPSERERTQWYFQRYVTHLPAGGEIVLFDRSWYNRAGVERVMGFCSPDEVEEFFRSVPEFERMLTRSGIIVLKYWFSITDDEQAFRFNMRIHDPLKQWKLSPMDVQSRRRWEDYTKAKEDMLARTHIPEAPWWVVEAVDKKRARLNCISHLLTQIPYGDVEHPPVHLPDRERHDDYTRHPVPAEMFVPSVF; the protein is encoded by the coding sequence ATGGACAGCGCGCAGCGGGCAGCGGAGGTCGAGGCCATCCGCCGGGAGGTCGCGGACGATTTCGACGAGGAACTCGAACTCGAGATGGAGGACGAGCGCCTCGAACGCCTGGCCGACGAACTCGGCCAGCCCGCGCGTCCGGCGGGCCTCGACCGCAAGGTCTATTTCCGCGAACTCTTCCGCCTCCAGCACGAACTGGTGCGGCTCCAGGACTGGGTCCAGGCGCAGAAGCTGCGCGTCGTCGTGATCTTCGAGGGCCGCGATTCGGCGGGCAAGGGCGGCGTCATCAAGCGCATCACCCAGCGCCTCAACCCGCGCGTCTGCCGCGTGGCCGCGCTGCCGGCCCCGAGCGAGCGCGAGCGCACGCAATGGTACTTCCAGCGCTACGTCACGCACCTGCCGGCCGGCGGCGAGATCGTGCTGTTCGACCGCTCCTGGTACAACCGCGCCGGCGTCGAGCGCGTGATGGGCTTCTGCTCGCCCGACGAGGTCGAGGAGTTCTTCCGCTCCGTGCCCGAGTTCGAGCGCATGCTGACCCGCTCCGGGATCATCGTGCTGAAGTACTGGTTCTCGATCACCGACGACGAGCAGGCCTTCCGCTTCAACATGCGCATCCACGATCCGCTGAAGCAGTGGAAGCTCTCGCCGATGGACGTGCAGTCCCGCCGCCGCTGGGAGGACTACACGAAGGCCAAGGAAGACATGCTGGCCCGCACCCACATCCCGGAGGCGCCGTGGTGGGTGGTCGAGGCGGTGGACAAGAAGCGCGCCCGCCTCAACTGCATCAGCCACCTCCTGACGCAGATCCCCTACGGCGACGTCGAGCACCCGCCCGTGCACCTGCCGGACCGCGAGCGCCACGACGACTACACCCGCCATCCCGTGCCGGCCGAGATGTTCGTACCCTCGGTGTTCTGA
- a CDS encoding TFIIS helical bundle-like domain containing protein — MSLIGRIVTKLLGNEDRPVVRDERNYESGTPLGRLVTKILRK; from the coding sequence ATGAGCCTGATCGGACGCATCGTCACCAAGCTCCTCGGCAACGAGGACCGTCCCGTCGTGCGCGACGAGCGCAACTACGAGTCCGGCACCCCGCTCGGCCGTCTCGTGACCAAGATCCTGCGCAAGTAG
- a CDS encoding ABC-F family ATP-binding cassette domain-containing protein → MIQIEDLTFNAWGRRFFDRASVAVPPGSKVGLVGRNGVGKSTLFKIILGELQPDGGAILLPKTARVASVDQEHPATPVSLIDTILAADVERESLNAELETAAPERMGEIYARLIEIDADRAPARAGEILAGLGFSVEDLTRPMAEFSGGWRMRVALAAALFAEPDMLLLDEPTNYLDLEGALWLEARLKRYPHSALIISHDRELLNNSVDAILHVAGEKLELYTGGYDDFEKRRAEKARLQASTKQKQEAERAHLQSFIDRFKAKASKAAQAQSRVKRLAKLEPIATTIEEHVAPFHLPSPKRPLAPPLMHLTDATIAYGDDAPVLRDLNLTLDVDDRIGLLGVNGAGKSTFAKMAAGALQVRDGRMVREGRVQVGWFHQHQIEALDPKDTPLAIIRRERPDDSESARRAKLASFGLPFDKQETTVDALSGGERARLLLNLVAMQAPHLLILDEPTNHLDIDSRRALLDALNDYGGAVILITHDRSLMELVADRLWLAADNTVKPFSGDMDDYAKFVLDRARAGQRAPGQGREKKSKRRAA, encoded by the coding sequence ATGATCCAGATCGAAGACCTCACCTTCAACGCCTGGGGCCGGCGCTTCTTCGACCGCGCCAGCGTCGCCGTGCCGCCGGGCTCCAAGGTCGGGCTGGTGGGCCGCAACGGCGTCGGCAAGTCGACCCTCTTCAAGATCATCCTCGGCGAATTGCAGCCCGATGGCGGCGCCATCCTGCTTCCGAAGACCGCACGGGTCGCCTCCGTCGACCAGGAGCATCCGGCGACGCCGGTCAGCCTCATCGACACGATCCTGGCGGCGGACGTGGAGAGGGAGTCCCTGAACGCCGAACTCGAGACCGCCGCCCCCGAGCGCATGGGCGAGATCTACGCCCGCCTCATCGAGATCGACGCCGACCGTGCGCCGGCGCGGGCGGGCGAGATCCTGGCGGGCCTCGGCTTCTCGGTGGAGGACCTGACCCGGCCGATGGCGGAGTTCTCGGGCGGCTGGCGCATGCGCGTGGCACTCGCCGCCGCGCTCTTCGCCGAGCCCGACATGCTGCTCCTCGACGAGCCGACCAACTACCTCGACCTGGAAGGCGCCCTGTGGCTGGAGGCCCGGCTCAAGCGCTACCCGCATTCGGCCCTGATCATCAGCCACGACCGCGAATTGCTGAACAACTCGGTCGACGCGATCCTGCACGTGGCCGGCGAGAAGCTGGAACTCTATACGGGCGGCTACGACGATTTCGAGAAGCGCCGGGCGGAGAAGGCCCGCCTGCAGGCGTCCACGAAGCAGAAGCAGGAGGCAGAGCGGGCGCATCTCCAGAGCTTCATCGACCGCTTCAAGGCCAAGGCCTCGAAGGCCGCGCAGGCGCAGTCCCGCGTCAAGCGCCTCGCCAAGCTGGAGCCGATCGCCACCACGATCGAGGAGCACGTGGCCCCGTTCCACCTGCCCTCGCCGAAGCGCCCCCTGGCGCCGCCGCTGATGCACCTGACCGACGCCACCATCGCCTACGGCGACGATGCGCCGGTGCTGCGTGACCTCAACCTCACCCTCGACGTGGACGACCGCATCGGGCTGCTCGGCGTCAACGGCGCCGGCAAGTCGACCTTCGCCAAGATGGCGGCGGGCGCGCTGCAGGTGCGGGACGGCCGGATGGTGCGGGAGGGACGGGTCCAGGTCGGCTGGTTCCACCAGCATCAGATCGAGGCGCTGGACCCGAAGGACACGCCGCTCGCCATCATCCGGCGCGAGCGGCCCGATGACAGCGAATCGGCGCGGCGCGCCAAGCTCGCGAGCTTCGGCCTTCCCTTCGACAAGCAGGAGACGACGGTGGATGCGCTCTCGGGCGGCGAGCGGGCACGCCTGCTCCTCAACCTCGTGGCGATGCAGGCACCGCACCTGCTCATCCTCGACGAGCCGACCAACCACCTCGACATCGACAGCCGCAGAGCCCTGCTCGATGCGCTGAACGACTACGGCGGAGCGGTCATCCTCATCACCCACGATCGTTCGCTGATGGAACTCGTGGCCGACCGCCTGTGGCTCGCGGCCGACAACACGGTCAAGCCGTTCTCCGGCGACATGGACGATTACGCGAAATTCGTCCTCGACCGGGCCCGCGCCGGCCAGCGCGCCCCCGGGCAGGGGCGCGAGAAGAAGTCCAAGCGCCGGGCGGCCTGA